The nucleotide window GTTCTCGGCGACCGGTGCGGTCACCGTCGCGTCGCTCACCCGCTCGTCGGCGAAGACGTGTTCGAACGCGCCGTAACCGTGCGTGTGTCGCCGCAGGATCTCCGTGAGGTCCGCGACTGGGGCGTCGCCGTCCGCGGCCGCCCGAACCGCCCGTCCCGGTGCCCTGTCCCCGCCGGCGGGGTCGTCGAGCAGCCGATCTCGCGCGGCGGCCAACGTCGCCACGGCGTCGGCGTCTAGGTCGACGGTCGGCGGCGTGAGGTGATAGGTGTCGAGGGCGTCGTCCCCCTCGTAGCGCCGGACCGTCGCCCCGGTCGGGACCGTCCACCTGTCGACCAGCGTCGCGCCCGGCGGCGGCGCGGCCGCGACGCGCGCGGTCGCGGCCGTCGGGCCGACGTGCGCTCGGAGGACGGCCTCCAAGCCGCGGTCCTCGTCGGGCCCGACGGCGTCTCCCGCGAGCGCCTCGGCCGCCGCCGACAGCCCCGTCTCGGCCGCGATCCGCTTCGCGGCCCCCGCGCGCCCCGCTGCCTCCCTCGCCGCGCCGACCGGGTCGCGAGTCACCCGGTCGGCGAGCCGCTCCTCGTGGAACTCGATCCGCTCCCGAAAGCGTCCCGCCGCGACCAAGAGGTCGGCCGCATCGTCGGCGTACGAACGCTCTCGTCCCTGGAATCGGGTCCGTATCACGTCGGCGTCGCGGTCGGTCAGCGCCTTGACGACGGCCGCGAGACAGGCCGGACTCGCGGCGAGGTCGCCGCGCCCGGGACAGTCGTCCGCGTCGACGTCGAGGACCACCCGATCTTCAACGCCCGTCCCCACGGGCTCGCGAAACGCCGGATCGCAGCGGCACTCGTCGGGATCCCCGTCGACCCACGGGAGCGCCCGCAGCGGCGTCTCCCCAGCGTCGTCGGCGATCCGCTCGGTGAGACCGAAGTCCATGTCGGGCGTGGCTGCGGTATCGCTTATAAAAGATCGCCTGCCCGACCGCCTGACTCCCGCCACCTCTCCGTCTCACCCGACCCGATCGACCCGGACGGTCGGCCCGTCGTCGTCGACGTAGCGGAGGCGAACGCGGCTCGTTCCGCCCGGTCGGAGTTCGACCGGCGCGTCGACGAGGTCGACGGTCGCCGGGACGGGTCCCGTCCCGATCCGGAACGCGCGCTCCGGGCCGCCGTCGATCCGATACGCGAGCGCGACGCCGTCGGGTCGGTCCGACGGCTCGACGAGCGCGACGCGGTCGAGGTCCGCCGCGGCGAACCCGCTCGGCGCGCGGACGAGGACGGTCGTCCGCGCCGCGGTGACGGGATCGCTCACGGGCGTCGATCCGGCGACTACGTCGCCGATCGCGCGTTCCAGCCGATCGGCCTCCGAACCGATCCGCTCCGCCGTCGTCGCGGTCCTCGCCGTCTCGACCGCGGGCATCGACGCGGCCAGCAGCGCGAGCGCCACGAGGACGGTGAGCACTACCCGGATCACGGCTCGGTCACAGCGACTCCCGGAGTCGGCTCAGCGCGTCTTCCGCCCACGCGCCGTCGTCGTCGCCGCCCTCGCCGTCGCCGCGCCCGCCTCCGCCGTCGCCGCCGCCCCAGTCGCCTGACGACGGGCGGTCGTTCGGGAGCGCGGCGTCCAGCGCGCTCTCCGAGGGCACGGCCCCGTCGGCGGACGGGGTCGCGTCTCGCGGCCGAGATCCGGTGTCGCCGGCGTCACCATCGGGGATCGCCTCGACGGTATCGCCGACGTTGCCGTCGCTCCCGCGCTCCGCCGCCGTCGCCCGCGACAGCGCGAGGTCGGCCCGGCGCTCGACTTCGCGGTTGACGGCCCTGACCGCCCCGACGTACCCGCGGACCGCCTGCGTCGCCGCCTCCAGTTCCGCGACGCGCTCTTCGAGGTCGTCGAGCCGCGATTCGAGGCGCTCGCGCTCGGCCGTCGCCGCTGCCCCGTCGGCCACGTCCGCCGGACTGGCGTCGTTCCCGGTCACCGCCCGCTCGACGGCGCGGAGTCGGGACTCGATCCGATCGTTCGGGCCGCTTCCCCCCGTCGAAGCCGACTCCGCTCCCGCTGCGGGCGGGTTGGCGTCCCCTGCGTGATCAGTCATGCGACCGGTTGGCCGCGCTTTCGCTCTTAAACGTCGGGGAAACAGTATTGTCGGCCGGCACGGTACGTGTGGGCATGAAAGCAGTCCTCCTCGGCGTCGGACAGGCGGGCGGTAAACTCACGACCGCCCTCGCGGAGTTCGACGCCGACGCCGGCTACGGCGCGGTCCTCGACGCGCTCGCCGTCAACACCGCCGCCGCAGACCTCGATCCCCTCCCGCTCGAAACGGTCCTCGTCGGACAGTCGCGCGTCAACGGTCACGGCGTCGGCGGCGACAACGAACTCGGCGCGGAAGTGATGGACGAAGACGCCGTCGAGGTGCTCGACGCGCTCGCGCCGAAGGTCACGGCGGAGGCCGAGGCGGTGTTCGTCGTCGCCGGGCTCGGCGGCGGGACCGGATCGGGCGGCGCGCCGGTCCTCGTCCGGGAGCTGAATCGCGTGTACGACGTCCCCGTCTACGCGATCGGTATCCTCCCCGGCCGCGACGAGGGGACGATGTATCAGGTGAACGCCGGGCGGTCGCTCAAGACCTTGGTCCGCGAGGCGGACGCGACGATCCTCCTCGACAACGACGCGTGGCGCTCCGCCGGCGAGTCCGTGGAGGGCGGCTACGAGGCGATCAACGCCTCGATGGCGAAGCGTATCGGCCTCCTGCTGGCCGCCGGCGAGGCGGTCGAGGGGGTCGCGGAGTCCGTCGTGGACACCAGCGAGGTGATCAACACCCTCCGCGCGGGCGGAATGGCCGCGGTCGGCTTCGCGTCCGCGCCCGCGGCCGAGGATCCGCAGGAGAACGTCACCACCGTGACGAGCGCGGTGCGCAGCGCGGTGATGACCGGGCTCTCGCTGCCGAGCGCCACCGACGCGGACGCCGCGCTCGTCGCGGTCGCCGGCGACCCGGACCGGATCTCCCGGAAGGGCGCGGAGAAGGCCCGAAAGTGGCTCCAAGAGGAGACTGGATCGATGCAGGTGCGCGGCGGCGACTTCCCGCTCGACTCCGACCGGATCGCGGCCCTCGTCCTCCTCGCGGGCGTCGAGCGGTCCCAGCGCGTCGAGGCGTTCTTGGAGCGCGCCCGGCAGGCGGTCCGCGACGAGCGCGAGGAGAAACCGGACCCCGCGGCGGCGTTCGAGAACGACGAGATAGACGACCTGCTGTGAGCGGCCGGCGGGCGAGTCCGCCGGCGAGCGCGCTCCGGCCGGCGAGACAGGTTCCGCACCTTTTTGGTGTCGCCCGGCCGACTCTCGCCCGATGACCAACCCGTGGGACGACTGGGACCACGTGCTGAAGGTCGACCCCGACAAGGACCTGCGGCCGGGCGAGACCTTCGAGGACGTCTGCCGGACCGGGACGGACGCGATCGAGATCGGCGGGACCCTCGACGTCACCGCGGAGAAGATGACCCGCGTCGTCGACGCCGCCGCGGAGTACGACGTGCCGCTGTACCAGGAGCCGTCGAACCCGGGCGTCGTGATCGACTCGCCAGCGCTCGACGGCTACCTGATCCCGACCGTGTTCAACGCCGGCGGTCCCTTCTGGATCACCGGCGCGCACAAGGAGTGGGTCCGCATCGACGACCTCGACTGGAGCCGGACGCACACCGAGGCGTACATCGTGATGAACCCCGAGGCGTCGGTCGCACAGCTGACCGAGGCCGACTGCGACCTCAGCGCCGACGACGTGGCGGCGTACGCGAAGGTGGCCGAGCGCATGTTCGGCCAGGAGATCGTCTACGTCGAGTACTCCGGCACGTTCGGCGACACCGAGAAGGTCGCAGCCGCCGCGGACGCCTTAGACGACGCCACGCTCTTCTACGGCGGCGGCATCCACGACTACGAATCGGCCAACGAGATGGCCGCCCACAGCGACGTGATCGTCGTCGGCGACCTGCTCCACGACGAGGGCATCGACGCCGTCCGCGAGACGGTCGAAGGCGCGAAGGACGCCTGATCGACCGCGACTCGGCCGTCCGACGATCTACTCCTCGGCCCCTGCGTCTTCGGCGGCCGGTGGTTCGACCGGGACGATCTCCGTGTCCGGTGCGCCGAGCGGGCTGTCCGAACCCGTGAGCCACGCGGAGAGGTAGACCGCACAGGCCGCGACCACCGCGACGAGCAACTGGAAGGTGAACGCGCCGTAGACGATCGTCACGGCGATCGTCGCGCGAGCGAGCGTCCGCCGGCCGGTGCCGTCGCGAGCCACGAGCGCCGCGGTGACGAGAGCTGACAGTCCGACGCCCAAACCCGGGAGGAGTTGCCGCGAAACGACGCCCGCGTACAGCGGGACCACGACGCCGACCGCGACCAGTGCCGCCACGAGACCGGTGTGTTCGTTGGAGGGCATCCGTCAGCCGACTCGCCCATCACGCACTTAAATCACGGTCTCCGGGGTCCCGCGACGGACCGGACTGCCGCTCCGGCGGGCGGCCGCTCACCGCGCCGCGGCGTTCAGTCGTCTCCGCCGACCATGTTCTCGACGTACTTCGCGATCACGTCGACCTCCAGATGGACCGAGTCACCGACGGACTTCGCCGACAGCGTCGTCAGGTCGTACGTCGTCGGAATGACCGCGACGTCGAACTCGCCGTCCCGCTTCTCGGCGACGGTCAGCGAGATCCCGTCGAGCGTCACGGAGCCCTTGTCGACGAGGTAATCGTCGTGTCCCTCCGGGATCGAGAAGGTGAACCGCCAGTCCTCGCCGACGCGCTCGATCGCGGTCACCTCGCTCACGGTGTCGACGTGGCCCTGTACGACGTGGCCGTCGAATCGGCCGTCGGCGGGCATCGCGCGCTCGACGTTGACCGCGTCGCCCTCGCGCACCTCGCCGAGGTACGTCTTCGCGACCGTCTCGCTCGCGAGGAACACCTCGAACCAGTCGGAGTCGCCGGTCGAGCCGTCGTCGGGCGCGCTGTCACCCCCGCCGACGCCGTGTTCCTCGACGGTGAGACAGACGCCGCTCACGCTGATCGACTGGCCGTGGGCGAGGTCGTCGAACCCCTCGACGCCGTCGACCCCGATCTTCAGCCGGAGCCCGTCGTCGGTCTCGGTCCGCGCGCGGACCGCGCCGGTCCCCTCGACGATGCCGGTGAACATACCGGAACTGGGGGCGGGCGACGGATATCGGTTCTGCTCCGACCGCCGCGTTCCCCTCGCGACGCCCCGCCGCGCCGCTTTTGACCCCCGGCCGCCAACGGGAACCCAATGAGACTCGGAGTGCTGGACATGATCGGGTTGGCGGCCTCGCTGATCTTCGCGCTCCCGCTCGCGAACTACGCGATCGTCCGGGTGATCGCCGGCGAGATCGCGCTCGGCTCCGGGTTGTTGGTCGTCGCGGTCGCGATGGTCGTCCTGCCGCAGTACTTCCTCGATCCCGCCCAGATCCTCCGGCGACTGCTCTCCGGACTCCTCCCCCGACAGCTCCGCGGCGACGACGCGGCGGCTCCCGAGACGGAAGACGGCTCTCAGTCAGTCGCGGTCGGAAGTGACTCCGACGAGCGCTGACCGCGTGTCGGTCTCGGGCGGGGGACAGCCCGACGTTTTCACTCCGGAATCCGAGCGACGAGCGCGGCGCAGAGAAGCGCCAGCGCGGCGACGACGGGACCGAAACCGGGAGCCTCGTCTCCGGTGTTCTCACTTCCGGGAGCGTCGACGTCGTCGACCACGAGTACGTCGCGCGTCACCGACTCGTTGGCGTCTCCGTCACCGCGGACGGTCAGGGTCGCGCGGTCTCCGGGTTCGGTGACGCTCGCGTCGAACGTCGCGGTCGCCTCCCCGTCGGTCACCGTCGCCTCCCGGGTCTTGATGAACTCCGTGCTCGCGTTGCCGGCCGACCGGAGTCGCACCTCGACGGGCGTCCCGTCGTCGAGGTCGACGGGCACTGTGACGACGGTCGCGCGCGGTTCGATGAGGACGTCCGCGTCCTCGACGGTCGCGTCGGTGACGGCCTCGACTGCGTCCTCGACGCCATCGTCGCTCTCGGTCGTCTCGACCATCAGCGTGCCGACGTCGACCGGTTCGCTCCCGTTGCCGACGAACACCCTCACGTCGTAGGCTCCGGGAGCGGGGGGTTCGCCGAGGTCGGTCTCGCCGTCGAGTTCGACGCCGCCCGCGTCGGCGGTCAGCGGGTCACCGCCGTCGCCCGCCGCGGCATGGTCGTACGTGAGTCTCGTGACGCCGTCGCCGTCCGGCGTCACCGTCCCTCGGAGTTCGTATCCGGAGTCGTCCTCGTTGCCGACGACGACCTCGAACGACTCCACGCCCTCGCTCTCGACGGCGATTTCGGTGGTACCGTTCTCGCTTACGGTGACGACGTCCTCGTCGAGTTCCGCCGCTCCGTCGGCGGCGACGGCACCGGTCCCGACGATTCCGACGCCGACGAGTGTGAACGCAGCTATGAGGAGCGTTAGAGCGGTCGGGAACCCCTTCGTCACGGTGCGCCAGATCGGCTCGGACCCGGCGGGATCGCCGGCTCCGGTGGAGGACTCGGATCGCATGCGTCTCGACCGTCGGTCGGCAGGGAAAAAGCCGCGCCGATAGCGCAAAGAGCGGTCGTAGTCATCGGTCGGTCACTCGCGGGCCTGCGGAACGATCCCGAACGGGTACTCGGCGAGCAGCTCGTACCCCTCGTCGGTGACGAGAATCAGGTCTTCCAGCCTGACGCCGCCGACCTCGGGGTCGTAGACGCCGGGTTCGATCGTCACGACGTGGCCCGGCCGCAGCTCGCCCGGACCCGACAGCGACGGCGACTCGTGAAGGCTCACGCCGACGCCGTGGCCGGTGCCGTGCGTGAAGCCCGCCTCGCCCTCGTCCGCGTTCGGATCGAAGCCGTACGCGGCCAGCTCCGCGGCCGCCTCGCCGTGGACGGTCTTGGCCGGGACGCCCGGCGCTACCTCGTCGAGCGCGGCCTCGCGGGCGGCCTCGACCGCGACGTACGCGCGTCGTTCCCACCCGCCGTCGCCGTCGACGACGAACGTCCGCGTGGCGTCGCCGTAGTAGCCGTCCGGGCCGCGCGGCGACACGTCCAGTAACACCGTCTCTCCGGGGTAGATCGGGTCGTCGCCGACGTAGTGGAGGTCGGCTGCGGACGGGCCGGCCCCGATCACCGTGTTTCCGGCGTCGCGGACCCCGTGCGCGGCGAGGACCTGGTTCACCTCGCGGCGGAGCCGCTCCGTGGTCAGCGGTTCGCCCGCCCAGCGGAGCGGCGGTCGGCGCGAGTCCTCCGGGTCGTCGACGACCTCGCTCTCCGCGAGCACCGCCTCGGCCCGACCGATCCCGTCGACCGTCGCGCGCTGGACGCGCCGGATCCGATCGACCTCCGCCGGGGTCTTGCGCGCCCTGGCGGTCGCGACCGCGTCCGTCGACGCCGGTTCGCTGCCCGCGCGCTCGAGGTACACCGCGGCGTCGTGCGCTATCGACGCCGGGGTGAGGACGGTGCGGTCGCCGGGTCCGGGTTCGTCCCTCTCTCTGCTCTCCTCCCCGCCGACGAGGTCCTCGACGACCGCGGCCGCGCGCTCGCCGGCGTGGTCGCCGAGGCCCTCGGTCCTGACCTCGCGGACGACGCCGTCGTGAAATCGCGCGCTACCGTCCGCCGTCGCGTCCGCGTCCGGATCGCGCGCGGCGGCGACGAACTCGCGGTCCGCCTGCTCGCGGAACAGCGCGGGGGCACAGAGGACGGCCCGCCCGGCGCGGTCGGTCGTCCCGTCGTCGCTCGGCACCACGACCAGCGCGTACGGCCGGTCCGGGCCGGAGAAGCGCGTGAGGTAGCGCAGGTCGTCGTCGAAGCGGTCCCCGACGGCGACGAACGCGTCCGCGTCGGCCGCGCGGACCGCCTCCGTTATCGGACGCAGATCGGTCCGCAGCGGGCGGAAATACCTGGAGCGATCCGAGGAAGCGCGGTCTTCGGACTCTGCGTCGTCCCCGCTCACGGCTCGGGTTCGGGCACCGCAAGCTCCGCTTGGACCTCCTCGACGAGCTCCTGTGCCGGCTCCTCGCGGAGCTCGTCGAACAGCAGGACGCTTATGGGGAGCGTCGGCGCGCCGTTGATCAGGCTCTCCATGATCACGAGCCGCTCGCGCGCCCGGGACATCCCGACGTAGAAGACGCGGCGCTCGTTGTCGGTGAGCAGGGGCACGGGGCTGGTCGACTTGGTGAACTCCTCGACGCCGTCGACGTCGGTCGGGTCGTCGATCGAGGCGGCCATCTGCTCGACCACCTTCTCGGTGAGGTCCGTCGCCACGAACACGTGGTCGGCCTCGCGGCCCTTCGCGGAGTGGATGGTGCCGACGCGGACGCGGGTCGGGTCCATCCCCTGATAGTCGCCCTCGAAGTACGCGCCCATCGACTTCCGCTGGAAGCTCGTCACCTTCCGGACCATGTCGTCGGCGCTCGCGGTGTCCGGCATGAAGGGGATGTACTCGTCGAGCGTGTCGGCCGAGACGTCGATCAGGGAGACGTCGTCGGCGTCGGCCGCCTCCTCGCGGTCGTCGAGGTAGTCGTAGAACTCCTCGCGGTCGTGGGTCCCGAACGCCGACTCCTGGAGCATGTCGGCCAGCCGCCGGGCCTCTAACCCGTTGACGGGGTCGCCGGCCTCGGCCTTCTCGACGGCGTTGACGTAGTCTTGGACCCGGTCGGTCCACATCCGGCCGTCGGTGAGCATCGAGAAGGGGATCCCGTGGTCGATGAACTCGTCGATGAAGTCGAACATCTGGTAGCGGGCGCGGAACAGACACATCACGTCTCCCTCGTCGTCCTCGACCGTGTACCGGACGTTGCGGACGAGTTCGAGCATCGAGGGCGACTCGATCGCCTCGACGGTCCCGCCCTCCTTGCGCGGGTGGAGGTCCTTCTCCTGTCGCTTGTCGATGTGGCGGATCTCGGCGTTGACGACGTTGAGGATCTCCGAGGGGAGCCGGTAGGAGTTCGGGAGGACCACGTCCTCGTCGACCTCGGTGTCGAGGAGGAGGTCGGGGTCCGCGCCCTGCCACGCGTAGACGACCTGGTCGTCGTCGCCGGCGATCAGCACTTTCCGCATGTGTGGCCGCCACTCCTCGAAGACGTTGTACTGGAGCGTGGTGATGTCCTGAAACTCGTCGATGATCAGGTAGTCGACGCTCGGGACGAGCGAGCGCTGCGCGACCCGTTCGAGCATGTCCGCGAAGCCGACAAGGCCGTTGTCGCCCTTGTAGCCCCGCCACGCCCGGATCGTCTCCGGGATGTCGATCCGCTCGTCGTCGGAGGGCCACGTCGGGGTGTACTTGTTGCCCTCTTGCGCGTTCGGGTCCTCCTCGGGCGGCAGGCGGACCTCCTCGACGTTCCACTGGAAGGGGACGTCGTACCAGTCGGCAACGTCGCGCTCGGTACGCTGGAGCCACTGGGAGGTGGCGATGATCTTGTTGCCGATGGTCGTGGACCGCGCGGTCCGGCGGCCGGCCCCGCCGTGCTGATCCTCGAACTCGACGCCGTACTCCTCGCAGAACGCCTCCTTGTCGTCCTCGCCGACCACGTCGCCCCGCGAGAGGTCGAGCAGTTCGTACGCCTTCGCGTGCATCGTGCTCACGTTCCCCTGGAGGCTGCGCGGCGAGATGTCGAGCCGCTCGGCGAGTCGCTCCCGGATCTCGGCGGCGGCCGCGCGCGTGTACGAGACGACGAGCACGTCCCGGACGTCGGCGTCCTCGGTCTCCAGTATCTCCTCGACGCGGTCCAAGAGCGCGGTCGTCTTCCCGCTTCCCGGCCCCCCGAACAGCCGCGTCGCCGTGGTATCGGTCATTGTTACGTCCAGATTCCGGTTCTCCTTAAACGCCGTGGCTCGACGGTCGTCGATACGCGTCTCGGTTCGACCGGGCCGGCGGGGCCCCGGTCGCGCGGCCGCCGGCTCAGGTGCTCCTCGTCGCGCGCGCCTCGCGGACCTCGGCACCGTCGCGGACCATGTCCTCGCAGGCCGGACAGACGCGGGGCCGATCGACCTCGTTCGGCGTGAACACCCGAACGTAATCAGTCGTGACGAACGAACCGCAGTTCTGACAGGTCGGCATGTTATCCACTATCGAGTAATTCCCCATAATACTACCGGGGAGTCTGACGGAAAGAAAACGCCGCGGGCTGCCGTCGCGTCCGTCAGTTCGGCCGCCAGTCGCAGACCGAACACCGCGCCGTTCCCTCCTCGTGAAGCGCACCGCACTCCGGACACTGGAGCTTGTTATACGATCGCTCCCAGCGTACGATCTCCGTCTCGTGGCCGTGGTCGGACAGGAACTCGTCGAACACGTCGTCGTCCGAATCGGGTGCGCTACTAGACATGCGTGCCATAGTATGTCACACCAGCATATATATCTTTCTCGCGTTCTCGTCGCTGCGAACTACGCGATCGAACGATCGGTTCTCAGCGCATCTTCGAAAAAACCGGAGAGTTTCGGCGTACGTCTCGTCTCGGACGGATTTTCGACCTACCACGGCTCGTTCTTCAGCCCGAGCCAGTAGGCCCCGACGTTCGTGACGACGTGGAGGACGGGCGTCATCACGAGGACGACCGCGAGGACGCGGGGCGTGAAGACGGCGAGCGCCCAGTCGGTGTCGACGACGAAGGCGAGCGCCAGCGCGCCGACGACGAAGTCGAGCTGGTCTAAGCCGGGGAACGCGGCACCGCGCTCGCGCCCCGACCGCCGCTTGAGGAAGGAGGCACCGATGTCGCCGCACATCGCACCGAACGCGAGGGCGAACGCGGCCGGGAGCGCGAACGTCGGGAGGTCGACGCCGAGCGCGGCGCTCGCGGGATCGTTGACGGCGTTGAGCGCGACCGCGAGCAGGACGCCGACCAGCGTGCCGACGGCGGTCCCCCGCCACGTCTTCCCGTCGCCGAGCAGCCGCGCGCCGCGCCACTCGCGGCCGCCGTCGATGGGGCGACCCCCGCCGGCCAGCACCGCGGCGTTGTTCGGGACGTACGCCGGGAGCATCGCCCAGAACGCGGTCGCGACGAGCGCACCGATCATGTCCCTACAGGCGGCGTCCGGGCTGTTATAAATCCCGGATCCGTCGCGGGAGCGGGACGGTCCGTCGCCCGCCGCCGAGGACGCGACGTCGCGGTCACTCACGCCGGGTCGGTAACAGTAAAGTTTGCGCCGTTCGGAATCTACGATATGATCCTCCCGATCGCTCGGCGGTTCGTCGCCGGCGAGAGCGTTCCGGTGGCCCTCGATCACGCCCGCGCCGCGAACGAGGACGGCGTCGCGGTCATCCTGAACCTGCTCGGTGAACACTACGACGACCCCGCGGACGCCCGCGGCGATACCGACGCCTACCTCGACCTCATCGACGATATCGCCGACAGCGGCCTCGACGCCTGCGTCTCGGTGAAGCCGTCCCAGATCGGGATGGATGTCTCGGCGGACTTATTCGAGGAGCACTACCGCGAGATCGTCGCGCGCGCCGACGAACTCGACGCCTTCGTCTGGTGTGACATGGAGGACGCCGACACCACCGACGCCACGCTCGACGCCTTCGAGTCCATCGCCGCCGACTACCCGTGGAGTGTCGGGCAGTGTATCCAGTCGAACCTCAAGCGCACCGCCGACGACCTCGACCGGCTCATCGACGTGCCCGGCAAGATCCGGCTGGTGAAGGGCGCGTACGACGAGCCGTCGTCGATCGCGTACACCGACAAGGCGGACGTCGACGAGGCGTACCGCGACGACCTCCGACGGCTCTTCGAGGGGCGGGACCGCGGCGTCGCGGTCGGCAGCCACGACCCCGAGATGATCTCGCTCGCGGACCGGCTCGCGCGCGACCACGGGACGGAGTACGAGGTCCAGATGCTGATGGGCGTCCGCGAGGACGCGCAGCGGGACCTCGCCGCGCAGGGGGTCGACGTGTACCAGTACGCGCCGTACGGCGACAAGTGGCTCTCGTACTTCTACCGGCGGGTCCGCGAGCGCAAGGAGAACCTGACGTTCGCGGTGCGGGCGGTGTTGGGCCAGTAGTCGCGAGTCTGCCGTACCCCCTCGTCGACGGTCCCTTCGCTCGGCGTCGCCGCCGCGTGGAAGCGCTCTTAAGGGTTGCCGACACATACCGATCCGATAGATGTCCACGTGGAAACGCGACTTCGCCAGCGGCCTCATCGTGCTGGCCCCGCTCCTCGTTCTACTCCTCGTCCTCCGCTGGATCTACCAGTACATCGCGTCGATCCCACTCATCGCGGACCTCCAACCCGCCATCATTCCGGGGTACTTAGAGCCCGTCTCCCGGGTCGTCATCGCGTTTGCGGTGTTCGCCACCGTCGTGCTCGCGGTCGGGTACTTCATGCGGACCACGCTCGGCCGGTTGGCGGAGGCCGCGGTGGACGACACGATAAACCGGATCCCGGCGCTCCGGGTGGTGTACAACGCGTCGAAGCTCGCCATCGAGACGGCCATCTCCGGCACCGACGAGCTTCAGAGCCCGGTGTACATCGAGACGTGGCCCGGGATCCGGATGACGGCCTTCCGGACGGGCAAGAAGACCCGCGACGGGAAGATCGTCTTGTTCATGCCGACCGCGCCGAACATCACCACCGGCTTCGTCATCGAGGTCGAGCCGGAGAAGATCGAGGAGACCGGCGAGAGCGTCGAGGAGGGAATGACGCGGGTCCTCTCCGCCGGCTTCGCGGAGTCGGCCCATCAGGTCCCCGTTCACGAGGAGGACCCCACCGAGGGCGACGGCACCCCCGACGGCTACGGACACGTCCGAACCGACGGGACGCCCGGCGGCGACGGATCGGCGACCGACGGGAGCGGGTCGACCGAGTGAGGCGGTCGACTGACCGAGACGGATCGAGAGAGAAGCGAGAAGTCGTTTTGCGCGGTCGATACGCTGCGTGGCGACCGCGTTCGCGGTCAGCGGTCCGCGCTTAGAGGTACGTGAACCACTCG belongs to Halorubrum sp. DM2 and includes:
- a CDS encoding CDP-2,3-bis-(O-geranylgeranyl)-sn-glycerol synthase, coding for MIGALVATAFWAMLPAYVPNNAAVLAGGGRPIDGGREWRGARLLGDGKTWRGTAVGTLVGVLLAVALNAVNDPASAALGVDLPTFALPAAFALAFGAMCGDIGASFLKRRSGRERGAAFPGLDQLDFVVGALALAFVVDTDWALAVFTPRVLAVVLVMTPVLHVVTNVGAYWLGLKNEPW
- a CDS encoding BGTF surface domain-containing protein, encoding MRSESSTGAGDPAGSEPIWRTVTKGFPTALTLLIAAFTLVGVGIVGTGAVAADGAAELDEDVVTVSENGTTEIAVESEGVESFEVVVGNEDDSGYELRGTVTPDGDGVTRLTYDHAAAGDGGDPLTADAGGVELDGETDLGEPPAPGAYDVRVFVGNGSEPVDVGTLMVETTESDDGVEDAVEAVTDATVEDADVLIEPRATVVTVPVDLDDGTPVEVRLRSAGNASTEFIKTREATVTDGEATATFDASVTEPGDRATLTVRGDGDANESVTRDVLVVDDVDAPGSENTGDEAPGFGPVVAALALLCAALVARIPE
- a CDS encoding ATP-dependent helicase codes for the protein MTDTTATRLFGGPGSGKTTALLDRVEEILETEDADVRDVLVVSYTRAAAAEIRERLAERLDISPRSLQGNVSTMHAKAYELLDLSRGDVVGEDDKEAFCEEYGVEFEDQHGGAGRRTARSTTIGNKIIATSQWLQRTERDVADWYDVPFQWNVEEVRLPPEEDPNAQEGNKYTPTWPSDDERIDIPETIRAWRGYKGDNGLVGFADMLERVAQRSLVPSVDYLIIDEFQDITTLQYNVFEEWRPHMRKVLIAGDDDQVVYAWQGADPDLLLDTEVDEDVVLPNSYRLPSEILNVVNAEIRHIDKRQEKDLHPRKEGGTVEAIESPSMLELVRNVRYTVEDDEGDVMCLFRARYQMFDFIDEFIDHGIPFSMLTDGRMWTDRVQDYVNAVEKAEAGDPVNGLEARRLADMLQESAFGTHDREEFYDYLDDREEAADADDVSLIDVSADTLDEYIPFMPDTASADDMVRKVTSFQRKSMGAYFEGDYQGMDPTRVRVGTIHSAKGREADHVFVATDLTEKVVEQMAASIDDPTDVDGVEEFTKSTSPVPLLTDNERRVFYVGMSRARERLVIMESLINGAPTLPISVLLFDELREEPAQELVEEVQAELAVPEPEP
- a CDS encoding riboflavin synthase; translated protein: MFTGIVEGTGAVRARTETDDGLRLKIGVDGVEGFDDLAHGQSISVSGVCLTVEEHGVGGGDSAPDDGSTGDSDWFEVFLASETVAKTYLGEVREGDAVNVERAMPADGRFDGHVVQGHVDTVSEVTAIERVGEDWRFTFSIPEGHDDYLVDKGSVTLDGISLTVAEKRDGEFDVAVIPTTYDLTTLSAKSVGDSVHLEVDVIAKYVENMVGGDD
- a CDS encoding Xaa-Pro peptidase family protein, with amino-acid sequence MSGDDAESEDRASSDRSRYFRPLRTDLRPITEAVRAADADAFVAVGDRFDDDLRYLTRFSGPDRPYALVVVPSDDGTTDRAGRAVLCAPALFREQADREFVAAARDPDADATADGSARFHDGVVREVRTEGLGDHAGERAAAVVEDLVGGEESRERDEPGPGDRTVLTPASIAHDAAVYLERAGSEPASTDAVATARARKTPAEVDRIRRVQRATVDGIGRAEAVLAESEVVDDPEDSRRPPLRWAGEPLTTERLRREVNQVLAAHGVRDAGNTVIGAGPSAADLHYVGDDPIYPGETVLLDVSPRGPDGYYGDATRTFVVDGDGGWERRAYVAVEAAREAALDEVAPGVPAKTVHGEAAAELAAYGFDPNADEGEAGFTHGTGHGVGVSLHESPSLSGPGELRPGHVVTIEPGVYDPEVGGVRLEDLILVTDEGYELLAEYPFGIVPQARE
- a CDS encoding tubulin/FtsZ family protein, whose amino-acid sequence is MKAVLLGVGQAGGKLTTALAEFDADAGYGAVLDALAVNTAAADLDPLPLETVLVGQSRVNGHGVGGDNELGAEVMDEDAVEVLDALAPKVTAEAEAVFVVAGLGGGTGSGGAPVLVRELNRVYDVPVYAIGILPGRDEGTMYQVNAGRSLKTLVREADATILLDNDAWRSAGESVEGGYEAINASMAKRIGLLLAAGEAVEGVAESVVDTSEVINTLRAGGMAAVGFASAPAAEDPQENVTTVTSAVRSAVMTGLSLPSATDADAALVAVAGDPDRISRKGAEKARKWLQEETGSMQVRGGDFPLDSDRIAALVLLAGVERSQRVEAFLERARQAVRDEREEKPDPAAAFENDEIDDLL
- a CDS encoding phosphoglycerol geranylgeranyltransferase is translated as MTNPWDDWDHVLKVDPDKDLRPGETFEDVCRTGTDAIEIGGTLDVTAEKMTRVVDAAAEYDVPLYQEPSNPGVVIDSPALDGYLIPTVFNAGGPFWITGAHKEWVRIDDLDWSRTHTEAYIVMNPEASVAQLTEADCDLSADDVAAYAKVAERMFGQEIVYVEYSGTFGDTEKVAAAADALDDATLFYGGGIHDYESANEMAAHSDVIVVGDLLHDEGIDAVRETVEGAKDA
- a CDS encoding HVO_0416 family zinc finger protein; translated protein: MSSSAPDSDDDVFDEFLSDHGHETEIVRWERSYNKLQCPECGALHEEGTARCSVCDWRPN